From a single Peromyscus maniculatus bairdii isolate BWxNUB_F1_BW_parent chromosome 4, HU_Pman_BW_mat_3.1, whole genome shotgun sequence genomic region:
- the Vps18 gene encoding vacuolar protein sorting-associated protein 18 homolog: MASILDEYEDSLSRSAVLQTGCPSVGIPHSGYVNAQLEKEVPIFTKQRIDFTPSERITSLLVSCNQLCMSLGKDTLLRIDLGKASEPNRVELGRKDDAKVHKMFLDHTGSHLLIALSSTEVLYMNRNGQKVRPLARWKGQLVESVGWNKALGNESSTGPILVGTAQGQIFEAELSASEGGLFGPAPDLYFRPLYVLNEEGGPAPVCSLEAERGPDGRGFVIATTRQRLFQFIGRAVEDAEAQGFSGLFAAYTDHPPPFREFPSNLGYSELAFYTPKLRSAPRAFAWMMGDGVLYGSLDCGRPDSLLSEERVWEYPAGVGPGASPPLAIVLTQFHFLLLLADRVEAVCTLTGQVVLRDHFLEKFGPLRHMVKDSSTGHLWAYTERAVFRYHVQREARDVWRTYLDMNRFDLAKEYCRERPDCLDTVLAREADFCFRQHRYLESARCYALTQSYFEEIALKFLEARQEEALAEFLQRKLAGLKPTERTQATLLTTWLTELYLSRLGALQGDPDALNLYRDARECFRAFLSSPRHKEWLFASRASIHELLASHGDTEHMVYFAVIMQDYERVVAYHCQHEAHEEALAVLARHRDPQLFYRFSPILIRHIPRQLVDAWIEMGSRLDARQLIPALVNYSQGGEAQQVSQAIRYMEFCVNVLGETEQAIHNYLLSLYARGQPASLLAYLEQAGASPHRVHYDLKYALRLCAEHGHHRACVHVYKVLELYEEAVDLALQVDVDLAKQCADLPEEDEELRKKLWLKIARHVVQEEEDVQTAMACLASCPLLKIEDVLPFFPDFVTIDHFKEAICSSLKAYNHHIQELQREMEEATASAQRIRRDLQELRGRYGTVEPQDKCSTCDFPLLNRPFYLFLCGHMFHADCLLQAVRPGLSACKQAKLEELQRKLGAAPPPAKGSGKAKEAEAEAPAAGGPSREQLKADLDELVAAECVYCGELMIRSVDRPFIDPQHYKEEHLSWL, translated from the exons ATGGCGTCCATCCTGGATGAGTATGAGGACTCATTGTCCCGCTCGGCCGTCTTGCAGACTGGTTGCCCTAGCGTGGGCATCCCCCATTCCG GGTATGTAAATGCCCAGCTGGAGAAGGAAGTGCCCATCTTCACGAAGCAGCGGATTGACTTCACTCCATCAGAGCGTATCACCAGTCTTCTCGTTTCCTGTAATCAGCTCTGCATGAGCCTGGGCAAGGATACACTGCTCCG CATCGATTTGGGCAAGGCAAGTGAACCCAACCGCGTGGAACTGGGGCGCAAGGATGACGCCAAAGTTCACAAGATGTTCCTGGACCACACTG GCTCTCACCTGCTGATTGCTCTGAGTAGCACCGAGGTCCTCTATATGAACCGCAACGGGCAGAAGGTCCGGCCCCTGGCACGCTGGAAGGGGCAGCTGGTGGAGAGCGTCGGCTGGAACAAAGCGCTGGGCAACGAAAGCAGCACCGGCCCCATCCTGGTGGGCACAGCTCAAGGACAGATCTTTGAGGCCGAGCTCTCAGCCAGCGAAGGTGGCCTTTTTGGCCCTGCCCCGGATCTCTACTTCCGTCCCCTGTACGTGTTAAATGAAGAAGGAGGCCCGGCCCCTGTGTGCTCCCTCGAGGCGGAGCGCGGCCCGGACGGGCGAGGCTTTGTCATTGCTACCACCCGACAGCGCCTCTTCCAGTTCATAGGCCGAGCCGTGGAGGACGCTGAAGCCCAGGGCTTCTCGGGGCTCTTTGCTGCCTACACCGACCACCCGCCCCCGTTCCGCGAGTTTCCTAGCAATCTGGGGTATAGCGAGTTGGCTTTCTACACCCCCAAGTTACGCTCTGCGCCCCGCGCCTTCGCCTGGATGATGGGAGACGGTGTGCTGTACGGCTCGCTGGACTGCGGCCGTCCCGACTCCCTGCTGAGCGAGGAGCGAGTGTGGGAGTATCCCGCGGGCGTCGGTCCCGGAGCCAGCCCGCCGCTGGCCATCGTCCTGACCCAGTttcacttcctgctgctgctggccgACCGGGTGGAGGCGGTGTGTACCCTGACGGGGCAGGTGGTGCTGCGGGATCACTTCCTGGAGAAGTTTGGGCCACTGAGGCACATGGTGAAGGACTCGTCCACGGGTCACCTGTGGGCCTACACGGAGCGCGCAGTCTTCCGGTACCACGTGCAGCGGGAGGCGCGGGATGTCTGGCGCACGTACCTGGACATGAACCGCTTCGACCTGGCCAAGGAGTATTGCCGGGAGAGGCCAGACTGCCTGGACACAGTCCTGGCCCGCGAGGCCGACTTCTGCTTTCGCCAGCATCGCTACCTGGAGAGCGCCCGCTGCTACGCGCTGACCCAGAGCTACTTCGAGGAGATCGCCCTCAAGTTTTTGGAGGCCCGGCAAGAGGAGGCGCTGGCCGAGTTTCTGCAGCGGAAACTGGCCGGCTTGAAGCCGACCGAGCGGACCCAGGCCACGCTGCTGACCACTTGGCTGACGGAGCTCTACCTGAGCCGGCTTGGCGCCCTGCAGGGTGACCCAGATGCTCTGAATCTCTACCGGGACGCACGGGAGTGCTTCCGTGCCTTTCTCAGTAGCCCTCGGCACAAGGAGTGGCTCTTTGCCAGCCGGGCCTCCATCCACGAGCTGCTCGCCAGCCACGGGGACACGGAGCACATGGTGTACTTCGCGGTCATCATGCAGGACTACGAACGGGTGGTGGCGTACCACTGCCAGCACGAGGCCCACGAGGAGGCCCTGGCCGTCCTCGCCCGCCACCGCGACCCCCAGCTCTTCTACAGATTCTCACCCATCCTCATCCGACATATCCCCCGCCAGCTCGTAGATGCCTGGATTGAGATGGGCAGCCGGCTGGATGCTCGGCAGCTCATCCCTGCCCTGGTGAACTACAGCCAGGGTGGCGAGGCCCAGCAGGTGAGCCAGGCCATCCGCTATATGGAATTCTGCGTGAATGTGCTTGGCGAGACCGAGCAGGCCATCCACAACTACCTGCTGTCACTGTATGCCCGCGGCCAGCCAGCCTCGCTGCTGGCCTACCTGGAGCAAGCTGGAGCCAGCCCGCACCGTGTGCATTACGATCTCAAATACGCGCTGCGACTCTGTGCTGAGCACGGTCACCACCGCGCTTGTGTCCATGTCTATAAGGTGTTGGAGCTGTACGAGGAAGCCGTGGACCTGGCCCTGCAG GTGGACGTGGACCTGGCCAAGCAGTGCGCGGACCTGCCGGAGGAGGACGAGGAGCTGCGCAAGAAACTGTGGCTCAAGATCGCTCGGCACGTggtccaggaggaggaggacgtgCAGACCGCCATGGCCTGCCTGGCCAGCTGCCCCCTGCTCAAGATTGAGGATGTGCTGCCTTTCTTCCCCGACTTTGTCACCATCGACCACTTCAAGGAGGCCATCTGCAGTTCCCTGAAGGCTTACAACCACCACATCCAGGAGCTGCAGCGGGAGATGGAGGAAGCCACGGCCAGCGCCCAGCGGATCCGGCGGGACCTGCAGGAGCTGCGGGGACGCTACGGCACCGTGGAGCCCCAGGACAAGTGCTCCACCTGTGACTTCCCGCTGCTCAACCGGCCCTTCTACCTGTTCCTCTGCGGCCACATGTTCCACGCCGACTGTCTCCTGCAGGCCGTGAGGCCCGGCCTCTCTGCCTGCAAGCAGGCCAAGCTTGAGGAGCTACAGCGTAAGCTTGGGGCCGCGCCTCCCCCCGCCAAAGGCTCTGGCAAGGCCAAAGAGGCCGAAGCTGAGGCCCCGGCGGCGGGGGGGCCCAGCCGGGAACAGCTCAAGGCCGACCTGGACGAACTGGTGGCTGCCGAGTGTGTGTACTGCGGGGAGCTGATGATTCGCTCCGTTGACCGGCCCTTCATTGACCCCCAGCACTACAAGGAGGAACACCTCAGCTGGCTATAG